Proteins encoded within one genomic window of Pygocentrus nattereri isolate fPygNat1 chromosome 9, fPygNat1.pri, whole genome shotgun sequence:
- the hmgn3 gene encoding high mobility group nucleosome-binding domain-containing protein 3 — translation MPKRKSPEGAEGKDSTKVTKQEPTRRSERLSSKPAPPKPEPKPKKAAAKKPADDKAVKGKKGGAKGKKEEKEAVPTENGETKAEGESETAEAETKE, via the exons ATGCCCAAGAGGAAG TCACCTGAGGGAGCAGAGGGGAAAGACTCAACTAAAGTTACAAAGCAGGAG CCCACCCGGAGGTCAGAGCGCCTGTCCTCG AAACCAGCTCCTCCTAAACCTGAGCCCAAACCCAAGAAAGCTGCGGCTAAG AAACCAGCTGATGATAAAGCtgtaaaaggaaagaaaggaggggCCAAagggaagaaggaggagaaggaggcgGTGCCTACTGAGAATGGAGAGACCAAGGCAGAGGGG gaGTCTGAGACCGCTGAGGCTGAGACTAAGGAGTGA